A window of Ruminococcus champanellensis 18P13 = JCM 17042 contains these coding sequences:
- a CDS encoding TetR/AcrR family transcriptional regulator has protein sequence MPPSVKFTKEEIVNAALQVVREKGTAALTTRQIAAVLGVSTRPIFTYFQNMQQVQEAVRQAAQALYHSYIKKGLEQVHPFIGLGEQYIRFATQEPELYRLLFLPLAPGSESKAMEEMERTQNLVLEFLQQIYQLDEAAAKQFFRDVWLVAHSLAALIVTNCCPYSPEEIRQILTSVSLSVCKACKEIPEFVTNHLDRDTLFRSIIEKE, from the coding sequence ATGCCGCCAAGCGTCAAATTTACAAAAGAAGAGATCGTGAATGCTGCATTACAGGTCGTCCGGGAAAAGGGCACCGCTGCCCTGACCACCCGTCAGATCGCCGCCGTTCTGGGGGTATCCACCCGTCCCATCTTCACCTATTTTCAGAACATGCAGCAGGTACAGGAGGCAGTCCGGCAGGCAGCGCAGGCTCTGTATCACAGCTACATCAAAAAAGGATTGGAGCAGGTGCATCCCTTTATCGGGCTGGGCGAGCAGTATATCCGCTTTGCCACCCAGGAGCCGGAGCTATACCGACTGCTGTTTTTACCGCTTGCCCCAGGCAGCGAGAGCAAAGCCATGGAAGAAATGGAGCGCACCCAGAACCTGGTGTTGGAGTTCCTGCAACAGATCTATCAGCTGGACGAAGCCGCCGCAAAGCAATTTTTCCGGGATGTGTGGCTGGTTGCGCACAGCCTTGCCGCACTGATCGTCACCAATTGCTGCCCCTATTCCCCGGAGGAGATCCGGCAGATTCTCACCTCTGTCAGTCTCAGCGTCTGCAAAGCCTGCAAGGAAATACCGGAATTCGTCACAAACCATCTGGACAGGGATACCCTGTTCCGGAGCATAATCGAAAAGGAGTAA
- the alr gene encoding alanine racemase produces MKPYLKRAWAEISLSALEANIRAISASLQGNTQIMAVVKADAYGHGEAEILQKLTQIGIRYFAVSNLDEALHVRQYCPDSDVLILGYTPPEYADTLAQNNIIQGIVSAEYACTLNARTRTPIRCHVKLDTGMGRIGITGDTPGDCADSIQDMSFLRNLKIEGIYTHFAVADMPDDPEQNAYTEAQKQFIRSVGTELMKRGVHLKHLHYLNSAGVLYHNDANSTLARVGIIMYGLAPNYPLPVPLDLKPVLSLKAVISHIKRVQPGTSISYGRTFQADHCMKIATVTVGYADGYSRLLSSKADVLVKGRRCPIVGRICMDQLMLDVSAIDDLRCGEIVTLIGQDGDEQITADELASLYGTIGYEVVCGISKRVPRIYVD; encoded by the coding sequence TTGAAACCATATCTAAAACGTGCGTGGGCTGAAATCTCTCTGTCCGCCCTGGAAGCAAACATTCGTGCCATTTCCGCCTCCCTGCAGGGAAACACCCAGATCATGGCTGTTGTCAAGGCGGATGCATACGGACACGGCGAAGCGGAGATCCTGCAAAAACTGACCCAGATCGGCATCCGCTACTTTGCCGTCTCCAACCTGGATGAGGCGCTGCATGTGCGCCAGTACTGCCCGGACAGTGATGTATTGATCCTGGGATACACACCGCCGGAGTATGCAGACACCCTTGCCCAGAACAACATCATTCAGGGCATTGTTTCCGCCGAGTATGCCTGCACTCTGAACGCCCGTACCCGCACCCCCATCCGCTGCCATGTAAAGCTGGATACAGGCATGGGGCGCATCGGGATCACCGGCGACACCCCCGGTGACTGTGCAGACAGCATCCAGGACATGTCCTTCCTGCGAAATCTGAAGATCGAGGGCATCTACACCCACTTTGCAGTGGCGGATATGCCGGATGATCCGGAGCAGAATGCATACACCGAAGCCCAGAAGCAGTTTATCCGATCCGTTGGAACGGAGCTGATGAAGCGGGGCGTACATTTGAAGCACCTGCATTATCTCAACAGTGCCGGTGTGCTGTATCACAATGATGCAAACAGCACCCTTGCCCGGGTGGGCATCATCATGTACGGACTGGCACCCAACTATCCCCTGCCGGTGCCGCTGGATCTCAAGCCGGTGCTTTCCCTCAAGGCTGTGATCTCCCACATTAAACGGGTTCAGCCCGGCACCTCCATCAGCTACGGCCGCACCTTCCAGGCGGATCACTGCATGAAGATTGCTACTGTAACCGTGGGCTATGCGGACGGCTATTCCCGGCTGCTGTCCTCCAAGGCGGATGTGCTGGTGAAGGGCAGGCGCTGCCCCATCGTGGGACGGATCTGCATGGATCAACTGATGCTGGACGTTTCTGCCATTGACGACCTGCGCTGCGGCGAGATCGTGACCCTGATCGGTCAGGACGGTGACGAGCAGATCACCGCTGACGAGCTGGCATCCCTGTACGGCACCATCGGCTATGAGGTGGTCTGCGGCATTTCCAAACGGGTCCCCCGTATTTATGTGGACTAA
- a CDS encoding SLOG family protein: MREKTVCFSGHRPEKLPGPNSEDAQLLMMVKSLLYYQIRRSAEEGYTRFITGLARGVDLWAAGYVLELKRDFSGLQLICVKPTENHGKNFRGEDRYLFDSVLARADEMYCTGSHYTRRCYQIRNRYMVDHAQRLIAVVDDYNSGTGQTIGYARKCGLELCVIDIGKLRDKAKAEPDEPIIAPLQANFKI, encoded by the coding sequence ATGCGAGAAAAAACAGTCTGCTTTTCCGGTCACCGCCCCGAAAAGCTGCCCGGCCCCAACAGCGAGGATGCCCAGCTGCTGATGATGGTCAAAAGCCTTTTGTACTACCAGATCCGCCGGTCGGCAGAGGAGGGCTACACCCGGTTTATCACCGGTCTTGCAAGAGGGGTGGATCTTTGGGCAGCGGGATATGTGCTGGAATTGAAACGGGATTTTTCCGGCCTGCAGCTGATCTGCGTCAAGCCCACCGAAAACCACGGAAAAAACTTTCGCGGAGAGGATCGGTACTTGTTTGACAGTGTGCTGGCAAGGGCGGATGAAATGTACTGCACCGGCAGTCACTATACCCGCAGGTGTTATCAGATCCGGAACCGGTATATGGTGGATCATGCCCAGCGGCTCATTGCGGTGGTGGATGACTACAACAGCGGTACCGGTCAGACCATCGGTTATGCCCGCAAATGCGGACTGGAGCTTTGCGTCATCGACATCGGCAAGCTGCGTGACAAGGCAAAAGCCGAACCCGACGAACCTATTATAGCACCTTTGCAGGCAAATTTCAAGATTTAA
- a CDS encoding LCP family protein, which translates to MESKERSESGGIRFHRYTMKKNTGSIAIPFLITLLVSFVIIGGIIFFLFGGFGGGGDSLKQLEPEITLISEEDQFNLFCVLDTEESDKPVCYMIFRFNPVAKRNTCIALPANLAVNNNGASTKLDNVYHMSGVTAARDAAAAALNMALDRYMVFDSTSFQKLCSILGGVECIVDEKIVGLQESDKMQYLGGSQIQLYLTYPDFTGGEAQRMVVVDSTIAEMLNQTDGSRISETLDRSFSTIINLVKDSDVTAQDYKNRKHAMKYMLEYAPGSTGYYYLSLQQTGDLLTIPENTLKNMQEMVK; encoded by the coding sequence ATGGAATCAAAAGAAAGGAGCGAAAGCGGTGGGATCCGCTTTCACAGATACACTATGAAGAAAAACACAGGCAGCATCGCCATTCCCTTTCTGATCACCCTGCTGGTCAGCTTCGTTATCATTGGCGGCATTATTTTCTTCCTGTTCGGCGGCTTTGGCGGCGGAGGGGATTCCCTCAAACAGCTGGAGCCGGAGATCACCCTGATCTCCGAGGAGGATCAGTTCAATTTGTTCTGCGTATTGGATACGGAGGAATCCGACAAGCCTGTGTGCTACATGATCTTCCGGTTCAACCCGGTGGCAAAGCGGAACACCTGCATCGCACTGCCGGCGAACCTGGCAGTCAACAATAACGGCGCATCCACCAAGCTGGACAATGTATATCACATGTCCGGCGTGACAGCTGCCCGGGACGCTGCGGCGGCAGCGCTGAACATGGCTCTGGATCGGTACATGGTCTTTGACAGCACCTCCTTTCAAAAGCTATGCTCCATTCTCGGGGGTGTAGAATGCATTGTAGATGAAAAGATTGTCGGATTGCAGGAAAGCGATAAAATGCAGTATCTGGGAGGCAGCCAGATTCAGCTGTATCTGACCTATCCGGACTTTACGGGCGGTGAGGCACAGCGTATGGTGGTGGTGGATTCCACCATTGCGGAAATGCTGAACCAGACCGACGGCTCCCGGATCAGTGAGACGCTGGATCGGAGCTTCTCCACCATCATCAACCTGGTAAAGGACTCCGATGTGACTGCCCAGGACTATAAGAACCGGAAGCATGCCATGAAGTATATGCTGGAGTATGCTCCCGGCTCCACCGGATATTACTACCTGTCCCTGCAGCAGACGGGGGATCTGCTGACGATCCCGGAGAATACCCTGAAGAACATGCAGGAGATGGTGAAGTAA
- a CDS encoding TatD family hydrolase, with product MNEPLIFDSHAHYTDPAFDPDREQVLAALPEQGVARVMLAASDLVSARAGIQLAAQYDYIYTSVGIHPEEAGRVPADYLETLEQLLACQKVHAIGEIGLDYHYPGYDPAQQKMLFCSQLELAAKHDLPVIMHCRDATGDCMEILRQYRPKGVMHCFSGSAETARELVAMGLYVGFTGVVTFKNARRALEAVRAVPMDRLLVETDCPYMAPVPYRGKRCDSSMIPMTAGRMAEEKGCTLEEMLRQTGENAKRLFSVK from the coding sequence ATGAACGAGCCATTGATCTTCGACAGCCACGCCCATTATACCGACCCGGCATTTGATCCGGACCGGGAGCAGGTACTGGCGGCATTGCCGGAGCAGGGGGTGGCACGGGTAATGTTGGCGGCATCGGATCTTGTCAGTGCCCGGGCGGGGATTCAGCTTGCAGCACAGTACGACTATATTTACACCTCTGTGGGCATCCATCCGGAGGAAGCCGGCAGGGTGCCGGCGGATTATCTGGAAACCCTGGAGCAGCTGCTTGCCTGCCAGAAGGTGCATGCCATCGGAGAGATTGGTCTGGATTACCACTATCCGGGCTATGACCCGGCGCAGCAGAAGATGCTGTTTTGCAGTCAGCTGGAGCTTGCCGCAAAGCATGATCTGCCGGTGATTATGCACTGCCGGGATGCCACCGGTGACTGTATGGAGATCCTGCGGCAATATCGCCCCAAGGGGGTCATGCATTGCTTTTCCGGGTCGGCGGAAACCGCCAGGGAGCTTGTAGCTATGGGGCTGTATGTGGGCTTTACCGGGGTGGTGACCTTTAAAAATGCCAGACGGGCGCTGGAGGCTGTCCGGGCTGTGCCCATGGATCGGCTGCTGGTGGAAACAGACTGCCCCTACATGGCGCCGGTGCCTTACCGGGGCAAGCGCTGCGACAGCTCCATGATCCCCATGACCGCCGGACGTATGGCGGAGGAAAAGGGCTGCACCCTGGAGGAGATGCTCCGGCAGACCGGGGAAAACGCAAAGCGGCTCTTTTCTGTGAAATAG
- the rpiB gene encoding ribose 5-phosphate isomerase B → MIAIGCDHAGYPLKQELLAHLYAKGIAYEDLGCDGTPCDYPRIAQAVCEKIISGSCECGILICGTGIGMSIAANKIPGIRASVCADGFSTRYTRLHNDANVLCLGARVIGSGLALELADIFLETGFEGGRHQRRLDMITQLEAAHTKGE, encoded by the coding sequence ATGATTGCAATTGGCTGTGACCACGCCGGTTATCCTCTGAAGCAGGAGCTGCTGGCGCATTTATACGCAAAGGGCATCGCTTATGAGGATCTGGGGTGTGACGGAACCCCCTGTGATTATCCCCGGATTGCACAGGCAGTCTGTGAGAAAATCATCAGCGGTAGCTGTGAATGCGGCATTCTGATCTGCGGCACGGGCATTGGCATGTCCATTGCCGCCAACAAAATCCCCGGCATCCGGGCTTCCGTATGCGCCGATGGGTTCAGTACCCGCTACACCCGTCTGCACAACGATGCCAATGTGCTGTGCCTTGGGGCGAGAGTCATCGGCAGTGGACTTGCACTGGAGCTGGCAGATATTTTTCTGGAAACCGGATTTGAGGGCGGCAGGCATCAGAGACGTCTGGATATGATCACACAGCTGGAAGCAGCACACACGAAGGGAGAATGA
- the upp gene encoding uracil phosphoribosyltransferase, with protein sequence MAVQRIDHPLVQHKITLMRDKMTGPKEFRELVAETAMLMCYEATRDLPTKEIEIATPMGVAKSKIISGRKLAFVPILRAGLGMMDGLMTLVPAAKVGHIGLFRDTKSHEPVEYYVKLPEDIAERDVIVVDPMLATGHSAVQAIRILKQAGVANVKFMCIIASPEGIAAMQAAYPEVDIYCGAEDQGLNADAYIVPGMGDAGDRIFGTK encoded by the coding sequence ATGGCAGTACAGAGAATTGACCACCCGCTGGTACAGCATAAGATCACGCTGATGCGGGACAAAATGACCGGCCCCAAGGAGTTCCGGGAGCTGGTTGCAGAGACCGCAATGCTGATGTGTTACGAGGCCACACGGGATCTGCCCACAAAGGAGATTGAGATCGCAACCCCTATGGGCGTTGCAAAGTCCAAGATTATTTCCGGCAGAAAACTGGCGTTTGTGCCCATCCTCCGTGCAGGACTGGGCATGATGGACGGTCTGATGACCCTGGTGCCTGCCGCAAAGGTGGGGCATATCGGTCTGTTCCGGGATACCAAGAGCCACGAGCCGGTGGAGTATTATGTAAAGCTGCCGGAGGATATTGCAGAGCGTGATGTGATCGTGGTGGATCCCATGCTGGCAACGGGACATTCCGCTGTCCAGGCGATCCGCATCCTCAAGCAGGCAGGCGTTGCAAACGTCAAGTTTATGTGTATCATCGCCTCTCCGGAGGGCATTGCCGCTATGCAGGCAGCATATCCGGAGGTTGACATTTACTGCGGCGCAGAGGATCAGGGACTGAACGCAGACGCTTACATCGTTCCCGGTATGGGAGACGCCGGTGACCGGATCTTCGGCACCAAGTAA
- a CDS encoding DEAD/DEAH box helicase, which translates to MEDRIRQQLQTAHIPHHTEWSDVAVFADGRTYFRDSDFHAYLKKQGVERMTPMNGEKKQPEWFRISGDESFTLYSKFRRTKGVLDTVGTIAYELRAEQEQAVLQTFDYFMSHEKSEFLWNAKPRFGKTLATYDLCKHLQATKGDYACNILIVTNRPAIANSWYEDFVKFIGTESGFRFVSEVSALKGKPFVTSREEYTDSLTKELADCIEFVSLQDLKGSLYFGGQHDKLKELVNMQWELLVIDEAHEGVDTSKTDVAFHQIKRNHTLHLSGTPFKALANDKFPSDAIYNWTYADEQKAKSGWNDPERNNPYENLPQLNLFTYQMSEIIREELKQGVEIEGETEEYAFDLNLFFSVKANGDFVYEESVDRFLEALTSQEKFPFSTPELRAELKHTFWLLNRVDSAKALAKKLKEHPVFGEYEIVLAAGDGKLSEEEETKKAYDKVRDAIDRNDKTITLSVGQLTTGITIPEWTAVLMLSNIKSPALYMQAAFRSQNPWRYQENGTLHVKKNAYVFDFDPARTLIIFEEFANDLSSGTSGGKGDSDQRKQNVRELINFFPVIGEDENGEMIELDAEKVLSIPRKIRSLEVVRRGFMSNFLFQNIANIFNAPPEVIDIIRSLPNAPEGDLVDVSPETREDLSVNDEGEVELSDEFVIGTAQDVFGDKIYSDISETLERKTEEILAAPESSENQQISHLQDVFRKELVAPVMQVTNDTYGADLKKRDAQKLQKQLEQKADRLVTQEYGDYSIQKKTLEAQRQDALSHLSETGQTAAEVNEQFDTLVQEATDAFKERVSNVLEETVPTLCEEVVKTVETKKRERTKETIEEAVRDHLRGFARTIPSFLMAYGDEETTLSTFDMIIPDEVFYKVTSITLDQFRFLRDGGSYTDAETGEEKHYPGKLFDPVVFDDSIKEFLSLRTRLGNYFDESHTEDIFDYIPPQKTNQIFTPKRIVKQMVDMLEQENPGCFEDPNKTFADLYMKSGLYIAEIVKRLFNSNGMKQAFPDETQRLQHIFENQVYGLAPTEIIYQIALYFILGFEGGELIEKHHLRQCDALPLAKDGTLETKLDSIFG; encoded by the coding sequence GTGGAAGACCGCATCCGTCAGCAGTTACAGACGGCGCATATCCCGCACCACACCGAATGGAGCGATGTTGCTGTTTTTGCCGATGGCAGGACGTATTTCCGTGACAGTGATTTCCACGCCTATCTCAAAAAGCAGGGCGTTGAGCGTATGACGCCGATGAACGGCGAAAAGAAACAGCCTGAGTGGTTCCGCATCAGCGGCGATGAATCTTTCACGCTGTACTCGAAATTCCGCCGTACCAAGGGCGTTTTGGATACGGTCGGAACGATCGCCTATGAACTCCGTGCCGAGCAGGAGCAGGCGGTCTTGCAGACATTTGACTACTTTATGAGCCACGAAAAGAGCGAATTTCTCTGGAATGCAAAGCCCCGTTTCGGCAAAACACTTGCGACCTACGACCTCTGCAAGCACTTGCAGGCGACCAAGGGCGACTATGCCTGCAATATCCTGATCGTGACGAACCGCCCCGCTATCGCAAATTCGTGGTATGAGGATTTTGTCAAATTCATCGGCACGGAATCGGGATTCCGCTTTGTGAGCGAGGTATCTGCCCTGAAAGGCAAGCCGTTTGTGACGTCCCGTGAGGAATACACCGACAGCCTGACGAAAGAACTTGCAGACTGCATCGAATTTGTCAGCCTTCAAGACCTGAAAGGCTCTCTGTATTTCGGCGGTCAGCATGACAAGCTGAAAGAGCTTGTCAATATGCAGTGGGAATTGCTGGTCATTGACGAAGCACATGAGGGCGTTGATACTTCCAAGACCGATGTGGCGTTTCATCAGATCAAGCGTAATCACACCCTGCACCTGTCGGGTACTCCGTTCAAGGCGCTGGCAAATGACAAATTCCCGTCCGATGCGATCTACAACTGGACATACGCCGACGAGCAGAAGGCAAAGTCAGGCTGGAATGATCCGGAGCGCAATAATCCCTATGAGAACTTGCCGCAGCTCAATCTGTTTACCTATCAGATGTCCGAGATCATCCGTGAGGAATTGAAGCAGGGTGTCGAGATCGAGGGCGAAACGGAGGAGTACGCCTTTGACCTGAATCTGTTTTTCTCAGTCAAGGCAAACGGAGATTTTGTGTATGAGGAGTCTGTTGACCGTTTTCTTGAAGCATTGACTTCACAAGAGAAATTCCCGTTCTCAACGCCCGAACTCCGCGCAGAGCTGAAACATACCTTCTGGCTCCTGAATCGTGTTGATAGTGCAAAGGCTCTGGCAAAAAAGCTCAAAGAGCATCCTGTTTTCGGTGAGTATGAGATCGTACTTGCAGCCGGTGACGGCAAGCTTTCTGAGGAAGAGGAAACGAAAAAGGCATACGACAAGGTGCGTGATGCCATCGACCGCAACGATAAAACGATCACGCTGTCTGTCGGACAGTTGACCACGGGTATTACCATTCCGGAATGGACGGCTGTGCTGATGCTCTCCAATATCAAGTCTCCGGCACTGTATATGCAGGCGGCTTTCCGCAGTCAGAACCCGTGGCGCTATCAGGAAAATGGCACGCTTCATGTGAAGAAAAACGCCTATGTGTTTGACTTTGATCCGGCAAGAACGCTGATCATCTTCGAGGAATTTGCGAATGACCTGTCCAGCGGCACTTCCGGCGGCAAGGGTGACAGCGACCAGCGCAAGCAGAATGTACGTGAGCTGATCAATTTCTTCCCGGTCATCGGCGAGGACGAAAACGGTGAGATGATCGAGCTTGATGCAGAGAAAGTGCTGTCCATTCCGAGAAAGATACGTTCTCTAGAAGTCGTCCGCCGTGGCTTTATGTCGAATTTCCTGTTTCAGAATATCGCCAATATCTTCAATGCGCCACCGGAGGTCATTGATATTATCCGCTCTCTGCCGAATGCGCCGGAGGGAGATCTGGTCGATGTATCGCCTGAAACGAGAGAAGACCTGTCTGTCAATGATGAGGGCGAAGTGGAGCTTTCGGACGAATTTGTTATCGGCACGGCACAGGACGTATTTGGAGATAAGATCTACAGCGATATTTCCGAAACGCTGGAACGCAAGACCGAGGAGATACTTGCTGCCCCCGAATCGTCGGAAAATCAGCAAATATCCCATTTGCAGGACGTGTTCCGCAAGGAACTTGTTGCGCCTGTGATGCAGGTCACAAATGATACCTATGGCGCTGACCTGAAAAAGCGTGATGCACAGAAGCTCCAAAAGCAACTTGAACAGAAAGCGGACAGGCTTGTGACGCAGGAATACGGCGATTATTCCATTCAGAAGAAAACACTGGAAGCACAGCGGCAAGACGCACTTTCACATCTGAGTGAAACAGGGCAGACTGCTGCCGAAGTCAATGAACAGTTCGATACACTGGTGCAGGAGGCGACCGATGCTTTCAAGGAGCGTGTCAGCAATGTGCTGGAGGAAACCGTACCAACTTTGTGTGAGGAGGTCGTAAAGACTGTCGAGACCAAGAAGCGTGAGCGTACCAAGGAGACCATCGAGGAGGCAGTCCGTGACCATCTGCGTGGCTTTGCAAGGACGATCCCGTCATTCCTAATGGCATACGGTGATGAAGAGACGACGCTTTCAACCTTTGATATGATAATCCCCGATGAAGTATTCTATAAAGTGACCAGCATCACGCTTGACCAATTTCGATTCCTGCGCGACGGCGGTTCTTATACAGATGCAGAGACGGGTGAGGAGAAGCATTATCCCGGAAAGCTGTTTGATCCAGTTGTATTTGATGACTCAATCAAGGAGTTTCTGTCACTGCGGACAAGGCTGGGCAATTACTTTGACGAGTCGCATACAGAGGATATTTTCGACTACATCCCGCCGCAGAAGACCAATCAAATATTCACACCGAAACGTATCGTGAAGCAGATGGTAGATATGCTGGAGCAGGAGAATCCTGGCTGTTTTGAAGATCCAAACAAGACATTCGCTGATCTGTATATGAAATCAGGTCTGTATATCGCAGAGATCGTTAAGCGGCTGTTCAACAGCAACGGGATGAAACAGGCGTTCCCTGATGAGACACAGCGGTTGCAGCATATCTTTGAAAATCAGGTATATGGGCTTGCTCCGACTGAGATCATTTACCAGATCGCCCTATACTTCATTCTCGGTTTTGAGGGTGGAGAGCTGATCGAGAAGCATCATCTGCGTCAGTGCGATGCACTGCCGTTGGCAAAGGATGGGACATTGGAAACGAAGCTGGATAGCATTTTCGGATGA
- a CDS encoding Eco57I restriction-modification methylase domain-containing protein — MEELIKLDAYPIRGLVGRLLQDKTTRKNILFASDSYAGYGAGYRDDSQMTEGVLLGFDSCDIQPRVYKAAAEQTERTRKRAEVFTPAWIVNQMNNHCDAEWFGRADVFNHQDGQEWTVSTEPVTFPEGKDWKQYVDSRWLEITCGEAPYIVSRYDTSTGEIIPIERRIGMLDRKLRIVNENAADEAEWFKWAFRAFQSVYGYEYQGDNLMIARMNLLYTLADYTEAKWHRQATLKELEKFLNVICWNFWQMDGLNDTPPYGIPNDEVVQLSLFEDDENTDDEIIYCKIYDWRKDISKLFKGLKKRGKGMKFDFVIGNPPYQEDRQGESTTALPVYHCFMEAAYEVANAVELIHPARFLFNAGRTPKQWNKKNVKR, encoded by the coding sequence TTGGAAGAACTGATAAAACTGGATGCTTATCCGATCAGAGGGCTGGTAGGGCGGCTGCTGCAGGATAAGACCACGAGGAAAAATATATTGTTCGCATCGGACAGCTATGCAGGCTACGGTGCGGGATATAGAGATGATTCGCAGATGACCGAGGGTGTGCTGCTGGGCTTTGATTCCTGCGACATCCAGCCGAGAGTATACAAGGCGGCAGCGGAGCAGACGGAGCGCACCCGCAAGCGTGCCGAAGTCTTCACGCCTGCGTGGATCGTCAATCAGATGAATAACCACTGCGATGCGGAGTGGTTCGGGCGAGCCGATGTGTTCAATCATCAGGACGGACAGGAGTGGACGGTCAGCACCGAGCCGGTCACATTCCCGGAGGGAAAAGACTGGAAGCAGTATGTGGATTCCCGTTGGCTGGAGATCACCTGCGGAGAAGCCCCCTACATCGTGTCCCGCTATGATACCTCTACGGGTGAGATCATTCCAATAGAGCGGCGTATTGGAATGCTTGACCGCAAGCTGCGTATCGTGAACGAGAACGCCGCCGATGAAGCCGAGTGGTTCAAGTGGGCGTTTCGGGCATTTCAGAGCGTTTACGGCTATGAGTATCAGGGGGACAACCTGATGATCGCACGCATGAACCTGCTGTATACACTGGCGGACTACACCGAAGCAAAATGGCACAGGCAGGCAACACTAAAGGAGCTTGAAAAGTTCCTGAATGTGATCTGCTGGAACTTCTGGCAGATGGACGGCTTGAACGATACACCACCCTATGGTATCCCGAACGATGAAGTCGTGCAGTTGTCGCTGTTTGAGGACGACGAGAATACCGACGATGAGATAATATACTGTAAAATATATGACTGGCGAAAAGATATCTCAAAGCTGTTCAAAGGTCTGAAGAAAAGAGGTAAAGGCATGAAATTTGATTTTGTAATTGGCAATCCGCCGTATCAGGAAGATAGACAGGGAGAAAGTACAACCGCTCTACCGGTGTATCATTGTTTTATGGAAGCTGCATATGAAGTCGCCAATGCTGTTGAGTTGATCCATCCAGCACGATTTCTTTTCAATGCGGGTAGAACACCTAAGCAGTGGAATAAAAAAAATGTTAAGCGATAG